AAACTGATTAGGTAAACTTTGTAGTTTATTGCATTTAGCACGAATGAGTTCCCAAACATCTGGATTTTTTTTGTGTGGCATAATGCTAGAACCAGTAGTCAATTCATCAGGAAAATTAATAAATCCAAAATTCTGATTCATATACAAACAACAATCCATTGCCATTTTACTAAGTGTTGCAGCAATGTTTGACAAAGCAATAGCACAAGTTTTTTCTAGTTTTCCTCTGTTCATTTGTGCGTAAACTACATTATAATTTAAACTTTCAAATCCAAGCAATTCTGTAGTACGATTTCTATTTAGTGGAAACGAACTACCATAGCCAGCACCAGAACCTAATGGATTTTTATTGGCTACTTTAAATGCAGTGTATAACATTTGCATATCATCAACTAAGCTTTCTGCATAGGCAGCAAACCACAAGCCAAAACTTGATGGCATTGCTAATTGTAAATGCGTATAACCTGGCAACAATTTGTCTTTGTGTGTATTGCTCAACTCAATTAACTGATTGAATAAGCTATAACATTCCAAGCTTATTTCTAGTAATTCATTTCGTGCAAAGAGTTTTAAATCTAATAGTATTTGGTCATTTCTTGAACGACCACTATGAATTTTTTTACCAATCTCGCCCAATTGTTCTGTTAATCTAAATTCTACTTCGCTGTGTATATCTTCAATACCATCACCAATAGTAAAATTATCTTTTAGTGTTTGTTTATATATTTTTTTTAATGCTTCATGCAATGCTTCTTTTTCATCAGTAGTTAGTAAGCCAACTTCGCTCAACATTTGCGTATGAGCCAATGAACCTAAAACATCAAATGATGCTAATACTACATCTAACTCTTTGTCTTGTCCAACAGTAAATGCTTCTACCAAACTGCTTAGTGCATTTTCATCTTGATTGTCTTTTTGCCACAACTTACTCATATATTTATTTATAATGTTGGATATTTTAAATTTAGATTTTTAAGTGTTTCTAACACTTTTTTTGCAATTAAATATTCTTTGTACCAATTTTTATCAGCAGGAATAATATGCCAAGGAGCTGCTTCGCTACATTTTTCAAATACAGTTTCGTAAGCATCAATATACTGTGTTCTAAATTCTCGTTCTGTCCAATCACCATCATTGTGTTTCCACATTTTCTTTGGATTTTCCTTTCGCTCTGTCAGTCGCTCTAGCTGATTTTCGCTAGAAGTATGCAAGTAAAACTTTAGTACAGTGGTATTTGTATCTTCTAATAATTGTTCAAAATGATTAATATGTTTATATCTATTTTGAATCGTAGCATCATCTACCCAATGATGCACTTTTTGTATCAAAACATCTTCGTAATGCGAACGATTAAAAATACCGATTTTTCCTTTTGCAGGAACTTGCTGATGTACACGCCATAAAAAATCGTGTGCCATTTCTATTGGTGTTGGCTTTTTAAATCCAGCAATTTGCAAACCTAGTGGATTTAATTTTCCAAATACATTTTTACTTACACCATCTTTTCCAGAAGCATCTAATCCTTGTAAAATAACTAGAATGGCTTTGCTACTATCTGCAATTAAAATGTCTTGTAAGTCTTCAATTTCGTTGATGATATCTTTTGTGGTTGCTTGAGTTTGCGATTTATCAATAGAATCGTTTGGCGAAGTGGCTATATTTTGTAGTATAATTTTAGACATATTTTTTTAACTAATTTTTGTCATTCTGTAATTTTTAAGTATGAGAAATATACGGAATCTATTATAAAAAGATATTAGATTCCAAACAAATTTCTTCGTTCCGAAGTTTCGGAATACTGCCAATTTTTTTGGAATGACGAACAAACCTATAAATTATTTCATTGCATTTTTTAAGATACCTAATAAACCTCTTGTAAGTGTAGATGTTGCTGTTCTAAGTACTTGTCTGCCTGTGGTACTATTTAATACTTTACCAATGGTAGATTGCTCTGCTTTTTTACTAGTTGTTTTTCGTTCTTTTACTACTTCTTTTTTAGCTTCGTCTTTTTCAGCATCTAACATTTTTTTGCTTAGCATTTCATAAGCACTTTCTCTATCAATTACTTGATTATATTTATTATACAAATTTGAATTTTTAATGAGCGTATTTAGTTCGCTATCACTCAATACATCCATTCTAGATTGTGGTGGTGCCATTAATGTATGTACCAATGGTGTAGGAATACCTTTTTCGTTTAATACCGTAACTAGTGCTTCACCAATTCCCATTTCTGTAATAATGTTTTCTACTTCGTAATTTTCGGTATATGGATAATTTTCTGCTACGAGTTTAATTGCTTTTCTATCTTTTGCAGTAAATGCTCTTAGAGCATGTTGAATTTTCATACCTAACTGTCCTAATACATCGTTGGGAATATCATTAGGATTTTGTGTGCAGAAAAATACGCCTACGCCTTTAGAACGAATTAATTTTACAATGGTTTCTATCTGTTCGTTTAATGCTTTAGATGCTTCTTGAAAAACCAAATGAGCTTCATCAATAAAAATGACTAGATCTGGTTTTTCTTGGTCGCCTTTTTCAGGAAACTTCTCATAAATTTCTGCTAGTAAACTCAACATAAAAGTAGAGAACAATTTAGGTTTGTCTTGAATATCAGTTAATCGAATTACATTAATGTAACCATAACCATTGCTGTCTTTTCGTAGCAAATCATTTACATCAAAAGAAGTTTCGCCAAAGAAAATATTAGCACCTTGTTGTTCTAACTCTACTACTTTTCTAAGTATTGTTCCAAATGTAGCTGGACTAACAGCACCGTATTCTTTTTCTAATTCCTCTTTTCCTTCTGTAGATGCAAATTGTAGTACTTTTTTAAAGTCTTCTAAATCTAATAAAGGTAAATGTGCATCATCGCAATACTTAAACAATGTAGCAATAACGCCTTGTTGTGTGTCGTTCAAATCTAAAATTTTAGAAATTAGAATTGGACCAAATTCTGCAACAGTAGCTCTTAGTCGCACGCCATCTTGCTGCGAAATAGAAAAGACTTCCGTAGGATATTTAGTCGCTTTCCAATCGATACCAATGGCATTTTTTCTTTCTTCAATTTTTGGATTAGATGTACCTTCAGCAGCAATACCAGAAAAATCGCCTTTAATATCCATCATCAAAACCGAAATACCATTCTCTGATAATTTTTCAGAAAATAATTGCACCGATTTTGTTTTTCCAGTACCTGTAGCACCAGCAATAAGTCCGTGTCTATTTAACGATTTTAAAGGCACTTTAATTGGTGTATTGGCAACTGATTGCTTGTCTAACATAGCACCACCTAATACAAAACTATTTCCTTTAAAAGTATATCCTTGATTAATTTCTTCTTTAAATGAATCGATATTCGCCATCTTTTTTTTCGTAAAAATACAAAATTTACTTTTATGCGTTTTTCTATTTACATTTGAGATAATGAGAAATTTGATTTTTATAACTATTAGTATTTGTTTTGGAACTTTATTGGCTGGAAATGAAGAGCAAATTGGTTTAACTAAAGACTTTAATGCTTATTTTAATGTAATTGATAAGATTGAAAGTGTTGATGAGTATTTGTATCCAGAGTTGTTTAATGTGTTTCCTAAAGCTACGATACAAATGGCAATTAAAGATATTTACGATGATACGACTGTAAAAACAACATTTTTAGATAGTAAAATTACTAGTATTGAAAAAGTAATTTCGTATGATGGTGCAAAGTATGCTAAATTAAATTATAGTTATTTACTTAAACTTACTTTTTTAGAAGCTGACTTTGAAGATGAGAATGGAACGATTACCAATATTTATAAAAGTAAATATGGAAAAGAAAATGTAGTTTATGATGCAACTACAAAAACTTATTCTATTTTATTAAATAATACTATGGTTGCTATTTGGAAACCAGATTACAATCATTGGAAATTTGTAGAAGCGAAACCAGAAACAAAAGAAGTGTTTAAATTAATATTTCCTGAAAATATAATTAAAAAATTGAAGTTGTAAATGACTTAGATGAATTTATAAATCATAGTACTTTTATTTTGTTTTATTGTACTGAATATTATCAATAGTAAGTTTACTTATAATTTCTAACATAATTTCTGATGTGCCACCACCAATTGTTCCAAGCCGAGAATCTCTAAAAAATCGTGCTAGTGGATAATCTTCCATAAAACCATAACCACCAAATTTTTGCAAGCAATGATAGGCAATTTTATCACTCAATTCAGTTGCTAAATATTTTGCCATCGATGCTTCTTTAACGCAATATTTCTTTTCGTTATACTGTTTACAAACAAAATAAGTATAGGTTTTTACACTTTCTAATTCGCTCATTAGCTTCGCCATATCATGTCGTAGTACTTGAAACTTATTAATTGGTTTGCCAAATGCTTTTCGTTCGCTCATGTATTGTAGTGTTTGTTGAATAGCTAACTCAGAAGAAGCAATGGCACCCAAAGCTAACATGAGTCGCTCTAACTCAAATCGTTGCATAATATAATAAAAACCATGATTGAGTTTGCCTAACAAATTTTCTTTAGGTACTATAACTTGGTCAAATGCAATCTCTGCTGTGTCAGATGCTTTCCAACCTAACTTTTTTAATTGATTAGTACTAATTCCTTTAGTGTTTGTATCAACAACTAGCATAGAAATTCCGCCAGCACCAGCATCAATATTAGTTTTACAAGCAACAATGTAGTAGTCTGCACTAATACCATTGGTAATAAAACATTTAGAACCATTAATTTCAAAGTGCTCATCATTTTCTTTTGCAGTTGTTTTAATGTTAGCAACATCACTTCCAGCAAAAGGTTCGGTAATTGCTAAAGCACCATGTAAGTTTCCTGCAATACCTTCTTTCAAATATTTATTTTTGATATAATCACTTCCTTCATGTTTTAAATGTGATAGTGTTAAGTATGGATGTGCTGAAATACTAGCACCAAAACCACCAGAATTACATTTACTTACTTCTTCTATAAATATTACATCGTACCAGAAATCGAGATTAGAACCACCATAATTTTCTTCTTGAGTTAAACCAAAATAACCCATTTCACCAAATTCTTTCCAAATATATTCAGGTAGCATTCCATCGTTTTCCCATTGGTCGATATTAGGAACAACTGTTTTATCTAAAAAAGCTCTAAGTGTTTGACGAAATAATTTGTGTTCTTCATTAAAAAATAAATCAGTTATGTTGTTCATTGGTATTTTTTTCTAAAAATACGCATTTATTTATTGTGTTGTCTGGAGTTTCCTCTAGACAAGAAAAACTGTTGAAAAGAATTATAAAATGTCGGAAGGAAACTTCCAACATCACAAATTATTTTAATTTATTAGATATATATTCATCAATAGTACTAAAAACAAAATCAGGAAATAAGTCCATAAACTTTTTGTTTTTCAAACCACCTTGTAATGGTCTTTGTGCTGGTGGATTTAATTCATTTGTTGTCATAGGCAATAAATCGTATTGTGCAGTAGGAAAGTAGCTTAAAATGCGTAATGCCAACTGTACTCTGTTCATATAATCGGTACTTGAAATATTATAAATTCCATAATGTTTATTGTCTAATAACAAGTACATCGCTTTAGCAATATCGTGTGCATTAATTGGCGTAGCAAATTGGTCGGTTGGTAATTTTAAAGTCAATTTTTGTTGATTAATGGCTTGGTCAAAAATTCTGGCTACAAAATTTTTACCACGAATTTCATCACCATAAACATTAGTAATTCGTAGTACAATAGTATTAACAGTTGAATTTAAAACTAATTCTTCTGCTTCTAATTTATGACTACCATAAATACTAATTGGATTTGGTTTTGCTTGTTCATCGTAAGGTCCATCATGTCCATCAAAAATATAATCGGTAGAAATAAAAACTAAAGTTGCATTTAATTGCTCAGCTAAATCGACAATATTTTTTGTAGCAGTAACTGTTTTCTCATAGCTTTCAACTTCATTTTGTTCACAATAATCAACATGTGTTAATGCACCACAATGTATAATTACATCAGGTTTAAAATCGTATATATTAAAATTATTTTCATTATTGATATCAAGTGTATTGAAAGCGACAGTATAAGGTGTTTCATAACTAAAATGTGTTCCTATAACATTTTCCTTTTTTTCTTTAAAGTAATGATAGCAATTTCCACCAACTAATCCAGATGCTCCAATTATAAAAATATTCATTATATATTAAAATTTAACTGACTAAATAATTTCTTTTGTTTGATGTAATAATCTACTACGATACTACTATTATATATTCCATGTTTATTTGGTTGTGCTACTGCATTTTGTTGTTGTATTTTCTGAAATGCAATTTTCTTATTATTCAAATCATCAATCATATCATTATAATCTGCTAGTGCTTTTTTTATAGCTTTGCTTTCATCTTTATTGGTAAGCAAACTTTTTAACCAAGCAATTTTATCTAAACGATTTCGCATTTTATAGATTCCAGACAATTCTATTCCACTTAAATTTTTTCGTAGCAAAGCTCTATTGTTTCTAAAATTCAAATATGTTTTTTTAGGATTAGATTTGTGCAAAGTTCCACCTCCAACATGAAAAACAGTACTGTTAGCACAATAGCCAATTTTATAACCTAAATTTTTTAGTCGCCAACACAAATCAATTTCTTCCATGTGTGCAAAAAAATCGCCATCAAAACCACCTACCAAATGAAATGCATCTGCTTTAATAAACAAGCAAGCACCACTTGCCCAAAAAATTTCTGAATTTTGATTGTACTGTCCATTTTCGACTTCACAAGTATTAAAAATTCTTCCTCTACAAAACGGATAACCATATTTATCGATAAAACCACCAGCAGCACCAGCATATTCAAACTCTTTTTTATTGTGATACGCCAGTAATTTTGGTTGAGCAGCTACCATTAAATCATCTTGCTCTATATAATCAATTACTGGTGAAATCCAATTTGCAGTTACTTCAACATCGGAATTTAATAATATGTAATAATCACTTTTAATTTGTTGTAATGCACGATTATAACCTTCTGCAAATCCATAATTTTTATCTAAAACAATGAGTTCAATTTGATTAGCAAAATTTTCTTGTAAGTATTGAGTACTATCATCAGTAGAAGCATTATCTGCTACAATGATTTTGCAATTAGCTAACTTAGAGTGCTGTATTACAGAAGGCAAAAATTGTTGCAAGTGCTGTTTCCCATTATAATTTAAAATAACTATGGCAATATTTTTGTTCATTATTGGCTTGAAATTAGTGTATTTTTTTAATTTAACCTATAGTTATAATTGATTAACTTTTGTCTTGACACAAAAGTTACAAAAAGTCAAGACTACAATAAATTCTTAACGCTCGAACTACATAAAAAAGCTAAAAATCTTGAAACTCGCTCTGCTCAAACAGCAATATTTTCTTTACGCTTTTTTATTTGTTCTCTCTAAATTTATTGTAGGTCAAATTGTAAAATAGAATATTCTTAGTATTGAATGAGATTTTTAGCTTATTTTGTGTGAAGATATCATGAAAAAAATACTTTGGATAATGACTGCTACCATGTTGTTGAGTGCTTGTAACTCAGCACAAAAACGATTTAATTTGGCAAAGAAAAGTGCTAATGAGTTGCTACAAAACATGAATCAACCGAGTGCATTAAGTTACTTTGAAACGCCTTATTTTAATAAAGAGCAAATGCAAATTATTATAGGAACTATTATGCAGAACTGCGATTGGAATAATAGAGCAACACATAGTTATACTGAAAAATTAATTGAAGATAAAGAAGATGGCAATGTTGCTATATTTATATATCAATATTATATGGATTGTGATAGTATTCAAATTAATATGTCGTATAATTTATTGAACAAAACACCACAATTAATTAGTTTTGAAATTATTGATTTGAATAGCAATCACTAAAAATAGTTGATTTAATTTGTTGTTTTAAAACTACTTTTTAACAAAAATATGACTATGTATTCTTGTATTTATTTATATATTTGATAAATAGTAAAACAAATTTAAAATGGAATATAAGGTTATAGTAGCAATATCTATAATATTACTATTTGGTACTTCCTGTGTTAGAAGCCAATCCTCTGATTATATAGAAAACACTAAAGATTTATTAAGATTAGTAGATAGAAATAAATATAACATTGCATATAGTCTGTTTAGTGCCGAAAACAAAGAAGATAAAGAAAATTTATATAATGAATTTAATAATATAAGAAAAAGTATAAAAAAATATGGATATCCTAATGAATATGAGGTGATAGAGCAGGACATGTTTATTGTTATTGAGTCTTTTTTAAAGATGTCTGATGACTATGTATATAAATTGAATGTCTATTTTATAAATTCAAATTATGTTTCAGATGGAAAAATAAATTTTTTAACACTTGAGAAGCTAAAGAATGATAAAACGCAGATAAAAACAAAAACATTTCCAGCACAATAATGTTTTTATACAATGTATTAATATGTAAATAAATTATTGATTTGAATAACAATCACTAAAAATAGTTGATTTAATTTGTTGCCATTCATCTTTTAAAATACTATAATAGACTGTATTTCTTCTATAACCATCGTACATTAAAGTATGACTTCTTAAAGTGCCTTCTTCTGTTGCACCTAGTTTCAAAATAGCTTTTCTCGATTGCAGATTTCTTTCATCGGTTTTTAATTCTACTCTTTCAAATTGTAGTGTTTCAAAAGCAAAACACAACAATAGAAATTTTACATTTTTATTAATAGCAGTTCCTTGTGCTGTTTTTGCCAACCAAGTAAAACCAATTTCTAATCGCTTGTCTTTGTTAGATACATTACAAATACTAGTAGTTCCAACTACTTTATTATTTATTTTATCTAAAATAATAAATGGATATCGTATTGCTTTGTTATAATTTAAAAATGCATCAGATAAATAATTGTCTATAGAAGTTTCATCATTAAAAATAATAGGTGAGTACTTTGTAATATTGGGATTTTGTAAGGCAATTTCCTTTAATAAATTTTTATTGATTGCTGTTAATGGAAGTAGCTCTACTATATTATTATTAAAAGTATAAGTATTATTAAATTCAAAATTCATGTTTAATATTTAATTCCAGCTCTTTTCCATCGTCTATGACTCCATAACCAAAGCTGTGGTTTGTTAATAATATCGCTTTCTAAAAATCGTACGAATTGTTCTACAATGTCTTCTTTATTAGCTACTGGTTGATTTGGTATAGCAATTGTTTTTAAATCGACTTCGTAATATCCTTTGTCAATTTTATGAATAGACGCATACAATACAATAGCATTTTGCTTGTGAGCAATATTGGCATATGCTTGATGAAATGGTGTTTTGATGCCTAAAAAATTAGTCCAATAAGCTTTGTCTGTATCAACAGGAGTTTGATCAGCAAGTATGGCAATTAAATTATTTTGTTGACAAACCTCAATAATTTTTTTAATGTCTGAATTTAGAATAGTATGCAAACCTAGTCGCTCTCTAATTTTTTTCATTTCATTATCAAAAGTAATGTTATTGCTAGGAGCATATAGTGCATAAGCTTTTTTATTGGTAGCATTTGCTGCTAAATAACTTGCCCATTCCCAATTACCAAAATGACCTAACAATACAAATAAAGGTACTTGCTCATTCCTTAAATCAAATAACAATTGTTTGGCTTGATGAGTTAAACTAATTCTTTTATCAATACTGTTTTTGGATATACTTATATATTTTATTATTTCTACAACAATGCACGATAAATGATGGTAGTATTTTCTTCTAATTTTATTGACTTCTAATGATGATTTGTAAGGAAGTGCATAAGCCAAATTGGTATTGATGACCGTTTGTCTATAATGTAAAATGTGTTGTACAAAAAACTGGATTACGCTTGCCAAAATATACAAAATAGATAATGGCAAATAGGAGAGTAGTTTAAGCCATGTAAAAAGTATCTTGGTAATTATTTTTTTCACTGCTATAAAAATACAGATATTTTAGGTGTTGCAAGTATCAATAATATTAAATGTATTTAAATCAAACAAGTCTATTTTTCCTTACCAATTCATTATTAAAACATGAATAGTTGCTATTTAGATTCAATATCAATAACTTTGCACGCTTGAGGTAATCTTTTTGTACTTAATAAAGTTAATTAAATGAAATATTTTTCTAATTTATTGGTATTGGTAGTATTAATATCAATGATAGCTTGTAAAAGAAAAGCAAGTCAACCACCAGCTATGGTACCAAATTTACCTGCGGTTGCTGTAGATCAAAGAACCGTAGAAAGCTTTTATATTTATCCTGCTGATATTGAAGGAAAAAACAACAATGCAGTTAGAGCAAAAATATCAGGTTACATTAAAAAAGTTTTGGTAGATGAAGGCGATGTCGTTAAAAAAGGGCAGCTACTCTTTCAACTAGAAACCAATGTTCAAAATCAAAGTGCTAGTGCTGGCAAAGCTCAAATTGAAGCAGCTAATGCTAATATTAAAGCAGCAGAAGCTCAAGTTCAAGCAGCTCAGGTAGAAGTAGATAGACTAATTCCACTAGTACAAAAAAATATCATTAGCAATGTTCAGTTAGAAACAGCTAAAGCTAAGTTGGCTCAAGCACAAGGACAATTATCTCAAGCTAAGGCAGCGTACCAAGTAGCTCAAGCTAGTTATAAAGGTACTGTTGCCAATATCAACTTTGCCAATATCACTAGTCCAATTAATGGTATTGTAGGAAAAATTAATTTTAGAGAAGGTGCTTTGGTAAGTCCACAAGATCAAATGCCATTAACGAATATCTCTCAATCTGGCGATGTATATGCTTATTTTACTTTGAATGAAAAGCAATTCATTTACTTCTTTCAAAATTATCCAGGAAAAACTATTGATGATAAACTTAAAAATTTGGGTGATGTAAGCTTACAACTAGCAGACAATAGTATTTATCCAATTAAAGGAAAGATTGAAACATCTACAGGACAAATTGATCCTAATACAGGAACAATACAGTTTAGAGCAAGTTTTAAAAACAATGGCTTACTAAGCAATGGTAGTACTGCTAAAATTATGATTCCAAGAATATTTAAAGATGTTTTGGTTATTCCAGAATCAGCTACTTACGAACAACAAGGTTTTGTATATACTTATAAATTGCAAGGAGATAGTGTAGTCAATGTTATTGTAACGCTTTCAGATAGAGTAAACAACTTAGCAATTATTGAAAGTGGTTTATCTTTAAATGATACAGTGATAGCTTCTGGAGTGGCTAGCTTAAGAAATGGCATGAAAGTAAAACCTAATTTGGTAAATATAGATTCCATTACCAATATTAAAGTAGTAGAATAATGATTAAAACTTTTATCAATAGACCTGTACTTTCTTCCGTAATATCTATAGTAGTCGTGTTGCTAGGTATTATTGGAATTAATAGCTTACCAATTACACAATATCCTGATATTGCTCCGCCAACTATTATGATTAGTGCTAATTATAATGGTGCAGATGCTCAAACTGTATTAGAAAGTGTTATTATTCCAATAGAAGAACAAGTGAATGGTGTAGAAGGAATGACTTATATTACTTCTACAGCAGACAATAGTGGTGGTGCTAGTATTACAGTTTATTTTGAACAAGGTGTAGATCCAGATATTGCTGCGGTAAATGTGCAAAACAGAGTAGCAAGAGCAACACCTTTATTGCCAGCAGATGTTACGCGTTCTGGTGTAGTAACATCAAAACAACAAACGAGTGCGTTGATGTACATGTCGTTTTATTCTAAAAATAAAGCTTACGATGATGTTTTTATTCAAAACTATATCAATATTAATGTAATTCCAGGTATAAAAAGAATTAACGGTGTTGGTGGTGCTAGTGTTTTTGGTGCTAAAGATTATGCTATGCGTATTTGGTTAGATCCACAAAAACTGGCAGGATTCAATTTAGTACCGAATGATGTAATTAGAGCAATTAATGAACAAAGTGCACAAGTAGCACCAGGACAGCTTGGACAAAATAATGGAGAAGCATTTCAATATGTAATAAAATATAGTGGAAAATACAATGAAGTACAACAGTATAAAGATATCGTTATTAAAGCATCACAAGGTGGACAAATACTACGATTATCTGATGTGGCTGATATTGAGTTGTCTGCATTTTCTTATTCGTCAAAAGGTGAAACTAATGGTATGCCTACACTTTCATTAGGTGTTTTTCAAACAGCAGGTTCTAATGCACAAACCATTATCAAAAATATAGAAGCTTATTTGGCAGATGCTAAAAAATCTTTTCCTGATGGAATAGAATATACTATTAACTATAATACCAACGAGTTTTTATCTGCGTCTATGGAAAAAGTGTTAGAAACTTTATTCGAAGCATTTATACTTGTATTTATAGTCGTATTTATTTTCTTGCAAGATTTTCGTTCTACACTTATTCCTGCAATAGCTGTTCCAGTCTCTATCATAGGTACCTTTTTCTTTTTAAATGCCTTTGGTTTTTCTATCAACTTACTAACACTTTTCGCTATGATTTTAGCTATTGGTATTGTGGTAGATGATGCCATTGTAGTTGTAGAAGCAGTACATGCCAAAATGGAAACTACACACGAAAAAGACATAAAAAAAATTACTACAGATGCTATGAGTGGCATTACTACAGCTATTATTTCTATTACATTGGTAATGGCAGCAGTATTTATTCCTGTAACTTTTACACCAGGACCTTCTGGCGTTTTCTATAAGCAATTTGGTATCACATTGGCAGTATCTATTATTATTTCGGCAGTTAATGCATTAACGCTAAGTCCAATGTTATGTGCTTTATTTTTAAAACCACATAGCAACGAAGAAAAAAAGAAAAGTTTTGTACAACGATTTTATGATGCTTTTAATCGTTCTTTTAATAATATGACACAGCGATATGCTAAAGTTGTTGGCTTTATTATTGGTAGAAAATGGATTGCAGTACTTGTTTTAGTATTATCAGGCATAGGTATTTGGTATGCAAGTAATACCACGCCAACGGGTTTTGTACCAAACGAAGACAGAAAAATTATCTTTGCCAATATTGAACTACCTCCAGGAAGCTCTTTAGATAGAACTTTTGCAGTATTGAAATCGTTAAATGAAAAAATAAACACACTAGATGGTATAGAAAGAATGACTTATATTGCTGGTAGAAGTTTCTTTGGTGGAAATGGCAATAATGGCGGTTTAGCATTTATTAAATTAAAAGATTGGGAAGAAAGAACTGCTAAAGATTTATCTATAGAAGCCATTACAGGAAAAATGTTTGGCATAGCTGCTACCATTCCTGATGCCAAAATTGTATTTTTTGGTCCACCAAGTGTGCCAGGTTTTAGTATTAGTTCTGGATTTAACGCTGAACTACTAGATAAAACTGGTGGTAGCATTGCTAATTTAAACAATGTAAAAAATCAGTTTATTGGTGCTTTAATGCAAAGACCAGAAATACAATATGTTCAAAGTCCATTAAATACCAACTATCCACAATACGAGTTAGAAATTAATATGCCTTTAGCTAAATTAAAAGGTGTTTCTCCATCTGATATTTTTAGTGCATTAAACGGTTATATTGGTGGTCAGTATGTTGCCGATTTCATAAAATATGGTAAGCAATTTAGAGTAATGCTTCAAGCCAATGCCGAATCAAGAAATGATGAACAAAGTTTAAACGGAATTTCGGTTAGAAATGCACAAGGACAAATGATTCCTATTTCTCAATTTGTAGAGTTGAAGAAAGTATCTGGTCCTCAATCTATTTCTAGATTTAATTTATACAACTCAGCTTCCTTAAGTGGTGCACCAAACCAAGGATTTAGTTCTGGTGATGCCATTAAAGCTGTAGAAGAAGTAGCTGCTCAAACACTACCACAAGGTTTTGGC
Above is a genomic segment from Chitinophagales bacterium containing:
- the argH gene encoding argininosuccinate lyase translates to MSKLWQKDNQDENALSSLVEAFTVGQDKELDVVLASFDVLGSLAHTQMLSEVGLLTTDEKEALHEALKKIYKQTLKDNFTIGDGIEDIHSEVEFRLTEQLGEIGKKIHSGRSRNDQILLDLKLFARNELLEISLECYSLFNQLIELSNTHKDKLLPGYTHLQLAMPSSFGLWFAAYAESLVDDMQMLYTAFKVANKNPLGSGAGYGSSFPLNRNRTTELLGFESLNYNVVYAQMNRGKLEKTCAIALSNIAATLSKMAMDCCLYMNQNFGFINFPDELTTGSSIMPHKKNPDVWELIRAKCNKLQSLPNQFTLILNNLPSGYHRDLQIIKEDFIYSFTTLKSCLQMTQVMLNHIKIEDNILKDTKYTFLFTVDSVNELVNEGMSFRDAYVAVGKQVENGSYKKPKKLNHTLEGSLGNLYNDEIKLLMQTTFKQFPMQHIYQSIDDLLK
- a CDS encoding deoxynucleoside kinase, whose amino-acid sequence is MSKIILQNIATSPNDSIDKSQTQATTKDIINEIEDLQDILIADSSKAILVILQGLDASGKDGVSKNVFGKLNPLGLQIAGFKKPTPIEMAHDFLWRVHQQVPAKGKIGIFNRSHYEDVLIQKVHHWVDDATIQNRYKHINHFEQLLEDTNTTVLKFYLHTSSENQLERLTERKENPKKMWKHNDGDWTEREFRTQYIDAYETVFEKCSEAAPWHIIPADKNWYKEYLIAKKVLETLKNLNLKYPTL
- a CDS encoding DUF853 family protein — encoded protein: MANIDSFKEEINQGYTFKGNSFVLGGAMLDKQSVANTPIKVPLKSLNRHGLIAGATGTGKTKSVQLFSEKLSENGISVLMMDIKGDFSGIAAEGTSNPKIEERKNAIGIDWKATKYPTEVFSISQQDGVRLRATVAEFGPILISKILDLNDTQQGVIATLFKYCDDAHLPLLDLEDFKKVLQFASTEGKEELEKEYGAVSPATFGTILRKVVELEQQGANIFFGETSFDVNDLLRKDSNGYGYINVIRLTDIQDKPKLFSTFMLSLLAEIYEKFPEKGDQEKPDLVIFIDEAHLVFQEASKALNEQIETIVKLIRSKGVGVFFCTQNPNDIPNDVLGQLGMKIQHALRAFTAKDRKAIKLVAENYPYTENYEVENIITEMGIGEALVTVLNEKGIPTPLVHTLMAPPQSRMDVLSDSELNTLIKNSNLYNKYNQVIDRESAYEMLSKKMLDAEKDEAKKEVVKERKTTSKKAEQSTIGKVLNSTTGRQVLRTATSTLTRGLLGILKNAMK
- a CDS encoding acyl-CoA dehydrogenase family protein — protein: MNNITDLFFNEEHKLFRQTLRAFLDKTVVPNIDQWENDGMLPEYIWKEFGEMGYFGLTQEENYGGSNLDFWYDVIFIEEVSKCNSGGFGASISAHPYLTLSHLKHEGSDYIKNKYLKEGIAGNLHGALAITEPFAGSDVANIKTTAKENDEHFEINGSKCFITNGISADYYIVACKTNIDAGAGGISMLVVDTNTKGISTNQLKKLGWKASDTAEIAFDQVIVPKENLLGKLNHGFYYIMQRFELERLMLALGAIASSELAIQQTLQYMSERKAFGKPINKFQVLRHDMAKLMSELESVKTYTYFVCKQYNEKKYCVKEASMAKYLATELSDKIAYHCLQKFGGYGFMEDYPLARFFRDSRLGTIGGGTSEIMLEIISKLTIDNIQYNKTK
- a CDS encoding SDR family oxidoreductase, coding for MNIFIIGASGLVGGNCYHYFKEKKENVIGTHFSYETPYTVAFNTLDINNENNFNIYDFKPDVIIHCGALTHVDYCEQNEVESYEKTVTATKNIVDLAEQLNATLVFISTDYIFDGHDGPYDEQAKPNPISIYGSHKLEAEELVLNSTVNTIVLRITNVYGDEIRGKNFVARIFDQAINQQKLTLKLPTDQFATPINAHDIAKAMYLLLDNKHYGIYNISSTDYMNRVQLALRILSYFPTAQYDLLPMTTNELNPPAQRPLQGGLKNKKFMDLFPDFVFSTIDEYISNKLK